A window from Neobacillus sp. PS3-40 encodes these proteins:
- a CDS encoding VanZ family protein — translation MRFNGDIVIVFGFICYIVVRVIILALKRKHKRPLVLFKELIRFLFVLYILMVISVTLFPLEIGVPHEKFTNRFLNYIPLISILGDINQVGTAYSGDSLFMIKIIVKNEGGNILMLMPLGFLMPILWRKFKGLKYTIMIGLFVSLCVECLQFVELQLGLGMTRTVDIDDVICNVLGTFFGLSFK, via the coding sequence TTGAGATTTAATGGAGATATAGTTATTGTTTTTGGTTTTATATGTTACATAGTTGTGAGAGTAATAATACTGGCATTAAAACGGAAACATAAAAGGCCGTTGGTTTTGTTTAAGGAATTGATAAGGTTTCTGTTTGTTTTATACATACTGATGGTTATTTCAGTGACTTTGTTCCCTTTAGAAATAGGGGTTCCTCATGAAAAATTCACTAATAGGTTTTTAAACTACATTCCTCTTATCTCGATATTAGGCGATATTAATCAAGTAGGAACAGCTTATAGTGGAGATTCACTATTTATGATTAAGATAATAGTGAAAAACGAAGGAGGCAATATTTTAATGCTTATGCCTTTGGGATTTCTTATGCCTATATTATGGAGAAAGTTCAAAGGGCTAAAATATACGATAATGATTGGACTCTTTGTTTCTTTATGTGTTGAATGTTTACAGTTTGTAGAACTACAATTAGGATTAGGAATGACACGTACAGTAGATATTGACGATGTTATTTGTAATGTGTTAGGGACTTTCTTTGGACTTTCCTTCAAATGA
- a CDS encoding DNA topology modulation protein: MKKIVLIGSGGSGKSTLARQLGEKLKINIYHLDALFWKPNWVGVPRDEQIKVQNDLVKKDEWIIDGNYGGTMDIRLNAADTIIFLDISRTICVYRAFKRMLKYRNKTRPDMGEGCEERFSFEFFKWIWEYPKTKSPKILERLEQLSKEKEVIILKSTKDVENFLEKV; this comes from the coding sequence ATGAAAAAAATCGTACTTATTGGTTCTGGAGGTTCAGGAAAATCTACTTTGGCAAGGCAATTAGGAGAAAAGTTAAAAATAAACATTTATCATCTTGATGCATTATTCTGGAAGCCTAATTGGGTAGGTGTTCCGAGAGATGAACAAATAAAAGTTCAAAATGATTTAGTTAAAAAGGACGAATGGATTATTGATGGGAATTATGGTGGGACAATGGATATAAGACTGAATGCAGCTGATACAATAATCTTTCTTGATATTTCGAGAACAATTTGCGTTTATCGTGCATTTAAAAGAATGCTTAAATACCGAAATAAGACACGACCAGATATGGGAGAAGGTTGTGAAGAGAGATTTTCTTTTGAGTTTTTTAAATGGATATGGGAATATCCAAAGACGAAAAGCCCTAAAATTTTAGAGAGACTTGAACAGCTTTCTAAAGAAAAAGAAGTTATCATCTTAAAATCAACAAAAGATGTTGAAAATTTTTTAGAAAAAGTATAA
- a CDS encoding IS110 family transposase, with amino-acid sequence MNPVIGLDVSKGESQVQAFLDKGKPYRKSFSIKHDLEGLGNLLEFLQEVERSAGGHQPSVVLESTGHYHFPVIQFLEEQNYVYIVVNPLISHRAKSSSLRKVKTDAVDAYHLCELFYKEELEPYKKRGIQLLNLRNLTRQQESIAEVSAQTKIQLHTLLDQVFPEYRGVFGSLYSKVSLLTLLAFPTSEAVLSVSEKEITEKISSLCMSRSDAWANERAKKLREAALRNPFQNNLYQSNIFNLELLVKIVLQYQEHLSKIADEIDALAKEIEEYHILQTIPGIGEKIAATIISEIGEIDRFNNAKKLVAFAGVDPSVYSSGKFTASVNRITKRGSCRLRHALYMAVQSGIRDARKKKTTDEIIARNKRLREFYDKKREEGKPFRVAVIACVNKLLHWIFALLKSRTTFQDIA; translated from the coding sequence ATGAATCCAGTCATTGGTCTGGATGTTTCAAAAGGGGAAAGTCAGGTACAAGCATTTTTAGATAAAGGCAAACCTTACCGTAAGAGTTTCAGTATTAAACATGATCTTGAGGGTTTGGGGAATTTATTAGAGTTCCTTCAAGAAGTTGAGAGATCTGCAGGTGGTCATCAACCTTCGGTCGTTTTAGAATCAACAGGACACTACCATTTTCCTGTAATTCAATTTCTTGAGGAGCAAAATTATGTTTATATTGTTGTCAATCCTCTTATCTCACATCGAGCCAAAAGTTCGAGTTTACGAAAGGTAAAAACAGATGCAGTTGATGCTTATCACCTTTGCGAACTATTTTATAAAGAAGAGTTAGAGCCTTATAAAAAAAGAGGAATTCAACTATTAAACCTTCGTAATCTAACAAGACAACAAGAAAGTATTGCAGAAGTATCAGCACAGACTAAAATACAATTGCATACCCTTTTGGATCAGGTATTTCCTGAATATAGAGGAGTTTTTGGAAGCTTATATTCAAAGGTCTCATTGCTTACATTATTAGCATTTCCTACTTCAGAAGCAGTGTTAAGTGTGAGTGAAAAAGAAATAACAGAGAAAATATCTTCACTATGTATGAGTCGTTCGGATGCATGGGCAAATGAAAGGGCCAAAAAATTAAGAGAAGCAGCCCTTCGTAACCCATTTCAAAACAACCTGTACCAGAGTAACATTTTTAATCTCGAGTTATTAGTCAAGATTGTTCTTCAATACCAAGAGCATCTATCTAAGATTGCAGATGAAATAGATGCCCTCGCAAAAGAAATTGAAGAATATCATATACTCCAGACTATCCCTGGAATCGGAGAGAAAATCGCCGCCACGATTATTTCCGAAATTGGTGAGATAGATCGGTTCAATAATGCCAAAAAGCTTGTTGCATTCGCTGGAGTAGATCCAAGTGTTTACTCTTCTGGTAAGTTTACAGCATCAGTAAATCGAATTACCAAACGAGGTTCTTGTAGGCTTCGTCATGCCTTGTACATGGCTGTTCAAAGTGGTATTCGTGATGCCCGTAAAAAGAAAACGACTGATGAAATCATCGCACGCAATAAAAGATTAAGAGAGTTTTACGATAAGAAACGTGAAGAAGGAAAACCCTTCAGAGTAGCAGTTATTGCATGTGTTAATAAGCTCTTACATTGGATTTTTGCCTTACTAAAAAGCAGGACTACTTTCCAAGATATAGCTTAA
- a CDS encoding TIGR04104 family putative zinc finger protein, protein MVFILQKCENCNVQFSWKRIYKSFVFTYKPIKCDNCGTTHKITISGRFTFVSLTILPMLIYAKFLSHFSNILVTLGIGLLIFIVGSLLTPFFVTYKESL, encoded by the coding sequence GTGGTATTTATTTTGCAAAAATGTGAAAACTGCAATGTGCAATTTAGTTGGAAGAGAATCTATAAATCATTTGTGTTTACATATAAACCAATTAAATGTGACAACTGTGGTACAACACATAAGATAACGATTTCTGGTAGGTTCACATTTGTATCTTTGACTATTTTACCAATGTTGATATATGCTAAATTCCTTTCGCATTTCAGCAACATTCTTGTAACTCTTGGAATAGGACTCTTAATATTTATTGTGGGTTCTTTGTTGACGCCGTTTTTTGTGACGTACAAAGAGTCTTTGTGA
- a CDS encoding DUF3139 domain-containing protein, whose protein sequence is MSKKYKVITTIILILLILVASIMLYNREISKRAIYDYIAKQGIKENQLKYTAFHRDYKMGGYFLATYVEGEKPDIYYMYTFRGRDKKILFQAYYEGSEHIKAQQWGGSGLSDTTEKKLKYPPLNE, encoded by the coding sequence TTGAGTAAAAAATATAAGGTAATAACCACCATTATTCTCATATTGCTTATTTTAGTGGCAAGTATAATGTTGTATAACAGGGAAATTTCAAAAAGAGCGATTTACGACTACATTGCTAAACAAGGGATAAAAGAAAATCAATTAAAATATACTGCTTTTCATAGAGATTACAAAATGGGTGGTTATTTTCTTGCTACATATGTAGAAGGGGAAAAACCTGATATTTATTATATGTACACTTTTAGAGGGAGGGATAAAAAAATCCTTTTTCAAGCGTACTATGAAGGGTCTGAACATATAAAGGCACAACAATGGGGTGGCAGTGGACTGAGTGACACAACAGAAAAAAAATTAAAATATCCACCTCTAAACGAATAA
- a CDS encoding DUF4306 domain-containing protein, with the protein MKKWLGLWIFCIPIFIISFIYSFFITSKVAYLPQSECKPMFIFTPQDVQYCSEIYPIDIFLISLKTEPLSYICLISGLYLIGFIIYLLKKILKP; encoded by the coding sequence GTGAAGAAATGGTTGGGGTTATGGATTTTTTGTATTCCTATTTTTATTATTTCATTTATTTATTCATTTTTTATCACAAGTAAAGTTGCCTATTTACCACAATCAGAATGTAAGCCGATGTTCATTTTCACACCACAAGATGTACAATATTGTAGCGAAATTTATCCGATAGATATTTTTCTGATTTCACTTAAAACAGAGCCGCTTTCATATATTTGTTTAATATCGGGGCTTTACTTAATAGGATTTATCATCTATTTGCTTAAAAAGATATTAAAACCTTAA
- a CDS encoding IS110 family transposase has translation MKFKMQKKQNQLIQRISDQHLVVGIDIAQQTHVARSVNFRGIVLGNPISFGNHEEGFNQLLQWINKLLDKHKLNKIIVGMELTGHYWLNISKWLTDHNIEVVLVNPHLVKKNKENRDNTQSKSDIKDSLVIADMVKNGYYAFTRSNSEVFEKLRVLMSNRDVVVKRLVTTKNQLHRWVEIVFPELQQVFKDITGKGAISTLRLFPTPGEISTLQPQDIVNKWKLIMKRQSGLSKARLLIDLAKRSVGTQRAIDAHKLHLKQLLEEYDLATAQLEAIEHEVTEVLKEIPIAKKMLAIKGISPITIAGILGESGDLRGFTHGNALLRHAGLHLAEAGSGKWKGQIVLSKRGRSRLRRFLFMATIGLVTNNTEFKALHSTNVKIKKMKKIKSIIKLCGKLARILVGMD, from the coding sequence ATGAAGTTTAAAATGCAAAAGAAACAAAATCAACTAATTCAAAGAATTTCTGATCAACATCTTGTAGTTGGGATAGATATTGCCCAACAAACACATGTAGCACGATCAGTTAATTTTCGAGGAATTGTATTAGGTAATCCAATTTCCTTCGGCAATCATGAGGAAGGCTTTAATCAACTCCTACAGTGGATTAACAAATTATTAGATAAGCATAAATTGAATAAAATAATAGTCGGTATGGAACTTACTGGCCACTACTGGTTAAACATATCTAAGTGGTTGACAGATCATAACATAGAAGTAGTTTTAGTGAATCCCCACCTTGTGAAAAAAAACAAAGAAAATCGAGATAACACTCAATCCAAAAGTGATATAAAGGATTCCCTTGTCATCGCTGATATGGTCAAGAATGGATATTACGCCTTTACTCGTTCAAACTCAGAAGTATTTGAAAAACTTAGGGTACTTATGTCAAACCGTGATGTAGTCGTAAAACGTTTGGTTACCACAAAAAATCAACTCCACCGTTGGGTGGAAATCGTTTTTCCAGAACTACAACAAGTGTTTAAAGACATTACTGGCAAGGGAGCAATTTCCACACTTCGCTTATTCCCTACTCCAGGCGAAATAAGTACATTACAACCACAAGATATCGTTAACAAATGGAAACTAATAATGAAACGGCAATCAGGTTTATCTAAGGCTCGTTTACTTATTGACCTAGCAAAACGATCCGTCGGAACACAACGAGCAATTGATGCACATAAACTCCATTTGAAGCAATTGCTTGAAGAATACGACCTTGCCACAGCTCAACTTGAAGCTATTGAACACGAAGTTACTGAAGTTCTTAAAGAGATTCCAATTGCTAAAAAAATGCTTGCCATTAAAGGGATTAGTCCAATAACAATAGCAGGAATTCTTGGAGAATCGGGAGATTTACGCGGATTTACTCATGGAAATGCACTGTTACGTCATGCAGGACTTCACTTAGCCGAAGCCGGTTCAGGTAAATGGAAGGGTCAGATTGTACTCTCAAAACGGGGGCGATCTCGACTTCGTCGGTTTCTATTTATGGCAACAATAGGTCTCGTAACAAACAACACAGAGTTTAAAGCCCTCCACTCCACCAATGTTAAGATAAAAAAGATGAAGAAAATAAAATCAATTATTAAACTATGTGGAAAATTAGCTCGAATCTTGGTAGGAATGGATTAG
- a CDS encoding TIGR04104 family putative zinc finger protein, producing MLTCKKCGGKLSWFDSIKQLFRFRKSMKCNHCGEIQYQSTSSRNITSLFVLFPIITIPLSVLFNLSPTSVLLVEVAIIVAVIFLMPFFLKLTDKDEPTW from the coding sequence ATGCTCACTTGTAAAAAATGTGGAGGAAAATTGTCTTGGTTTGATTCAATAAAGCAATTATTTAGATTCCGTAAAAGTATGAAATGTAATCATTGTGGGGAAATTCAATATCAAAGTACATCTTCAAGAAATATAACTTCTTTATTTGTTTTATTCCCAATTATCACCATTCCACTTTCTGTATTGTTTAATTTATCTCCAACCTCTGTATTATTAGTGGAAGTTGCCATAATAGTTGCGGTGATCTTTTTAATGCCATTTTTCTTGAAATTAACAGATAAAGATGAACCGACATGGTGA
- a CDS encoding FMN-binding negative transcriptional regulator, with the protein MYIPKYFKVTNVAEIWDFVRKNSLGTIVTTEQGKPIATHLPLGLNKKGDDYYITGHMAYGNPQWRTFETCEDVLVMFQGPNAYISSSWYSHENVPTWNYQAIHMYGKASIVEKDELIEELSIMLEKYEKHRKNPVLWDKLSPQLLESELKGIVGFKIKVGEIQAAYKLSQNRNETDYFNIIDKLQNEGNVNSKQIAELMEKRLKSHK; encoded by the coding sequence ATGTATATTCCAAAATATTTTAAGGTCACAAATGTTGCTGAAATTTGGGATTTTGTTCGAAAAAACTCTCTTGGAACGATTGTCACAACAGAACAGGGGAAACCAATTGCTACTCATTTGCCTTTGGGGTTAAATAAAAAAGGTGATGATTACTATATTACTGGGCATATGGCTTATGGAAATCCTCAGTGGAGAACATTTGAAACCTGTGAAGATGTTCTTGTTATGTTTCAGGGACCTAACGCTTACATTTCCTCTTCCTGGTATTCGCACGAAAATGTTCCGACGTGGAATTATCAGGCTATCCATATGTATGGAAAAGCAAGTATTGTAGAGAAAGATGAATTAATAGAAGAATTATCTATAATGCTGGAAAAATATGAGAAACATCGTAAAAATCCAGTTTTATGGGATAAACTTTCTCCTCAACTCTTAGAAAGTGAACTGAAAGGTATTGTTGGATTTAAGATTAAAGTGGGAGAAATTCAGGCAGCATATAAATTAAGTCAGAACCGAAATGAAACGGATTATTTTAACATAATAGATAAATTACAAAATGAAGGAAATGTAAATTCGAAACAAATTGCAGAATTGATGGAAAAGAGATTAAAAAGTCATAAATAA
- a CDS encoding GNAT family N-acetyltransferase, producing the protein MTMNIKKCTLEDSRKLQEISYETFNETFNDQNTPENMNTYLERAFNLKQLEKELSNVSSQFFFIYFNNEVAGYLKVNTNDAQSEEMGNETLEIERIYIKNKFQKHGLGKYLLNKAMVIAMERNKKKIWLGVWEKNENAIAFYRKMGFVQTGTHSFYMADEEQIDFIMTKTLI; encoded by the coding sequence ATGACTATGAATATAAAAAAATGTACCCTTGAAGATTCACGTAAACTTCAAGAAATTAGTTATGAAACATTTAATGAAACATTCAATGATCAGAATACACCCGAAAATATGAATACCTATTTGGAAAGGGCATTTAACTTAAAACAATTAGAAAAAGAATTATCCAATGTATCTTCTCAATTCTTTTTTATTTATTTTAATAATGAAGTCGCTGGATATTTAAAGGTCAATACCAATGATGCTCAGTCTGAAGAGATGGGGAATGAAACGCTTGAAATTGAAAGGATTTATATAAAGAACAAATTTCAAAAACATGGTCTTGGTAAATATCTGCTAAACAAAGCGATGGTAATTGCAATGGAACGTAATAAAAAAAAAATCTGGCTAGGCGTATGGGAAAAAAATGAAAATGCTATTGCTTTTTATAGGAAAATGGGGTTTGTTCAAACTGGAACCCACTCTTTTTATATGGCAGATGAAGAACAAATCGACTTTATAATGACTAAAACACTCATATAA
- a CDS encoding MarR family transcriptional regulator produces the protein MKEILREVGMIARALDSISNIEFKEYDLTKGQYLYLVRICENPGIIQEKLAEMIKVDRTTASRAIKKLEMNGFIDKKDDQHNQKIKKLFPTEKGKNVYPFLRRENDYSNMVALAGFSEREVDTIFNLLQRVRKNIEKDWEFVKKGNKRNY, from the coding sequence ATGAAAGAAATTCTTCGTGAAGTTGGAATGATCGCAAGGGCATTAGATTCTATAAGTAATATAGAATTTAAAGAATATGACCTTACAAAAGGGCAGTATTTGTATCTTGTGCGAATCTGTGAAAACCCAGGAATCATTCAAGAGAAGTTAGCTGAGATGATAAAAGTAGATCGAACAACAGCATCTCGCGCTATAAAAAAACTTGAAATGAATGGCTTTATTGATAAGAAAGACGATCAACATAACCAAAAAATTAAAAAGCTCTTTCCAACGGAGAAAGGGAAAAATGTTTACCCTTTTCTTAGACGAGAAAACGATTATTCCAATATGGTCGCATTAGCTGGATTTTCAGAAAGAGAAGTAGATACTATCTTCAATCTTCTTCAAAGAGTAAGAAAAAATATAGAAAAAGACTGGGAATTTGTTAAAAAGGGAAATAAGAGAAATTATTGA
- a CDS encoding YitT family protein has protein sequence MKYVFYVVGILILTLGISFTIQSDLGASPFDALLVGLSKNVGLTVGSWEIIIALLLIGLNSFLKRQRPEILGLLTSFITGIGIDMWLFLLHNLIKPQLWYTKYVCFEIGLVVIGFGTAIYLHTNFAPIPIDRLTLILQEVTRKNILLSRTFIYLVFLIIAILFNGPIGIGTLLTVCLGGLMLNYFMPLTEKALDCLLTHSSTSPIYDKDKNHSI, from the coding sequence GTGAAATATGTTTTTTATGTAGTAGGAATTTTAATATTGACGCTTGGTATTTCTTTTACTATACAATCAGACCTTGGAGCTTCACCTTTTGATGCACTTTTAGTAGGACTGTCCAAAAATGTGGGGCTTACTGTGGGAAGTTGGGAAATAATTATAGCTTTACTATTGATAGGTCTTAATTCATTTTTAAAAAGACAAAGACCAGAAATTTTGGGGTTATTAACATCTTTTATTACGGGTATTGGTATTGATATGTGGCTTTTTTTATTGCACAATTTGATAAAACCTCAACTTTGGTACACCAAATATGTTTGTTTTGAAATCGGCCTAGTTGTTATAGGATTTGGAACAGCAATTTATTTACACACAAATTTTGCTCCGATTCCAATTGACCGTTTAACCTTAATCCTACAAGAAGTAACTAGAAAAAATATACTGTTATCGAGAACATTCATTTACCTGGTATTCTTGATAATCGCAATATTATTCAATGGACCCATTGGCATTGGAACTTTATTAACCGTTTGTTTAGGAGGGCTAATGCTCAATTACTTTATGCCCTTAACTGAAAAAGCATTAGATTGCCTATTAACACATTCTAGTACATCACCAATTTATGATAAAGATAAAAACCATTCAATATAG